A genomic window from Triticum urartu cultivar G1812 chromosome 7, Tu2.1, whole genome shotgun sequence includes:
- the LOC125518857 gene encoding transcription factor bHLH130-like, protein MYGSPASKDLNQPPPPTMNSSGLLRYRSAPSTLLGEVCEEFLQPGPRAASPDAAAAADNVFSRFLADHQIRDTKPPPPPPVAPGAHFPDDSAAMASQQHQQQMMFHSQHQQQQQQMPPVGVEGLYRTVSSAGMDSATAGGASSLLRQSSSPAGFLNHLNMDNGYESMLRQGMGVGFRNGAANAAAVDSSGSRLKGQLSFSSRQGSLMSQISEMGSEDLGGSSPEGAGGSRGYIPGYPMSSGWEESSLMSENMSGMKRPRDSSEPAAQNGLAHQFSLPKTSSEMAAIEKFLQFQDAVPCKIRAKRGCATHPRSIAERVRRTRISERIRKLQELVPNMDKQTNTADMLDLAVDYIKELQEQVKVINESRANCTCSASKHQQQYSG, encoded by the exons ATGTACGGCTCGCCGGCGTCCAAGGATCTGaaccagccgccgccgccgacgatgaACTCCTCCGGCCTCCTCAGGTACAGATCGGCGCCCAGCACGCTGCTCGGCGAGGTCTGCGAGGAGTTCCTCCAGCCCGGCCCGCGCGCCGCCAgccccgacgccgccgccgccgccgacaacGTCTTCTCCCGCTTCCTGGCCGACCACCAGATCCGAGAcaccaagccgccgccgccgccgcccgtcgcgCCCGGGGCCCACTTCCCGGATGACTCCGCCGCCATGGCGTCCCAGCAGCACCAGCAGCAGATGATGTTCCACTCCCAGCaccagcaacagcagcagcagatGCCCCCCGTCGGCGTCGAGGGGCTCTACCGCACCGTCAGCTCCGCCGGGATGGACTCCGCCACCGCCGGCGGCGCCAGCAGCCTGCTCCGGCAGAGCAGCTCCCCCGCCGGCTTCCTCAATCATTTGAACATGGACAACG GGTACGAGAGCATGCTGCGGCAAGGCATGGGCGTCGGCTTCCGGAACGGCGCCGCCAACGCCGCGGCCGTGGACTCCTCCGGCAGCAGGCTCAAGGGGCAGCTCAGCTTCTCGTCGCGGCAGGGGTCGCTCATGTCCCAGATCTCGGAGATGGGCAGCGAGGATCTCGGCGGCAGCAGCCCCGAGGGCGCCGGAGGCAGCCGCGGCTACATCCCCGGCTACCCGATGAGCTCCGGGTGGGAGGAGTCGTCGCTCATGTCGGAGAACATGTCCGGGATGAAGCGCCCCCGGGACTCCTCAGAGCCTGCCGCCCAG AACGGCCTGGCGCACCAGTTCAGCCTGCCCAAGACCTCGTCGGAGATGGCCGCCATCGAGAAGTTCCTCCAGTTCCAGGACGCCGTGCCCTGCAAGATCCGGGCCAAGCGCGGCTGCGCCACGCACCCCCGCAGCATCGCCGAGCGG GTGAGGAGGACAAGAATCAGCGAGCGAATCAGGAAGCTGCAAGAGCTCGTCCCAAACATGGACAAG CAAACCAACACGGCTGACATGTTGGATCTGGCTGTCGACTACATCAAGGAGCTCCAGGAGCAGGTCAAG GTGATCAACGAGAGCCGCGCCAACTGCACCTGCTCGGCGAGCAAGCATCAGCAACAGTACTCCGGTTGA